In a genomic window of Mycoplasma iguanae:
- a CDS encoding ABC-F family ATP-binding cassette domain-containing protein: MLEVRNLSKIFSDKKLFDNVNLKFIEGNTYGIIGANGAGKSTFLKILAKEIEPSSGEVFIEKERRISVLSQDHNMYNDYVVTDVVIMGNQKLYEIQKEKNDIYADPNASEEDYTRAGELEEQFGMMGGWSAENDAQILLSGLGIEKEKWNLQMKDLKAAQKVKVLLAKALFGNPDVLIMDEPTNHLDLKSIKWLENFLIDYENVVIVVSHDSDFLDQVCTNIVDIDFGEAKMFTGNYSFWKESSELMREMQKNQNAKKEDQIAKLQAFIARFSANASKSSQATSRKKALEKITLDEIKPSSRKYPFIRFDIFTRPGKQILEVQDLSYVSKTGETLFSNLNFSLSNGEKLALLGEDDIAKTKLLEILLGLEKPTSGEVKWGNTIKTTYFPSDNTKYFPKEETIMDWISKWPLENTTEATKDNSDQRMRSFLGRMLFSGDSVFKNVQVTSGGEKARLMFSRMMLKESNFLVLDQPLDHLDTESIDSVIEGLQNYQSGAIFTTYNRALVKKVANVILEIKPNSSFIFRGTLDEYEEAMGY; encoded by the coding sequence ATGTTAGAAGTAAGAAATTTGTCAAAAATTTTTTCAGATAAAAAACTGTTTGATAATGTTAATTTAAAATTCATTGAAGGTAATACATACGGAATAATCGGAGCAAATGGAGCAGGTAAATCAACCTTCTTAAAAATACTGGCAAAAGAAATTGAACCATCATCAGGTGAAGTTTTTATTGAAAAAGAAAGAAGAATTTCTGTTCTTTCGCAAGATCATAATATGTACAATGATTATGTAGTTACAGATGTTGTAATTATGGGAAATCAAAAATTATACGAAATTCAAAAAGAAAAAAATGATATTTATGCAGATCCTAATGCTTCTGAAGAAGATTACACAAGAGCAGGTGAATTAGAAGAACAATTCGGAATGATGGGTGGTTGAAGTGCAGAAAATGATGCACAAATTTTACTTTCCGGTTTAGGAATTGAAAAAGAAAAATGAAACCTGCAAATGAAAGATTTAAAAGCTGCGCAAAAAGTAAAAGTACTTTTAGCAAAAGCTTTATTTGGTAATCCCGATGTTTTAATTATGGATGAGCCTACTAACCATCTAGATCTTAAATCAATTAAATGATTAGAAAATTTTTTGATTGATTATGAAAATGTTGTTATTGTAGTTTCCCATGATAGTGATTTTTTAGATCAAGTATGTACAAATATTGTAGATATTGATTTTGGAGAAGCTAAAATGTTTACAGGAAATTACAGTTTCTGAAAAGAATCTTCTGAATTAATGCGTGAAATGCAAAAAAATCAAAATGCTAAAAAAGAAGATCAAATTGCTAAACTTCAGGCTTTTATTGCTCGTTTTTCAGCTAATGCTTCTAAATCATCACAAGCCACTTCTAGAAAAAAAGCTTTAGAGAAAATTACTTTAGATGAAATTAAACCTTCAAGTAGAAAATATCCTTTCATTCGCTTCGATATTTTTACAAGACCAGGAAAACAGATCTTAGAAGTGCAAGATCTTTCTTATGTTTCAAAAACTGGTGAAACTTTATTTTCAAACTTAAATTTTTCTTTATCTAATGGTGAAAAATTAGCATTATTAGGTGAGGATGATATTGCTAAAACTAAGTTACTAGAAATTTTATTAGGTTTAGAAAAACCAACATCTGGAGAAGTAAAATGAGGAAACACAATTAAAACGACTTATTTTCCTTCTGATAATACAAAATATTTTCCCAAAGAAGAAACCATTATGGACTGAATTAGTAAATGGCCTTTAGAAAATACTACAGAAGCAACTAAAGACAATTCTGATCAAAGAATGCGTAGTTTTTTGGGAAGAATGTTATTCAGTGGAGATTCAGTATTTAAAAATGTCCAAGTAACATCAGGTGGAGAAAAAGCTCGTTTAATGTTTTCGAGAATGATGTTAAAAGAATCTAACTTTTTAGTTTTAGATCAACCATTAGATCATTTAGACACTGAATCAATTGATTCAGTAATTGAGGGACTACAAAATTATCAATCTGGAGCAATCTTTACAACTTATAATAGAGCTTTGGTAAAAAAAGTTGCAAATGTTATTTTAGAAATAAAACCAAATTCTTCATTCATTTTTAGAGGAACGCTTGACGAATATGAAGAAGCTATGGGTTACTAA
- a CDS encoding MATE family efflux transporter codes for MLKTKNTSNNWFTLNFKLTRKEWKTNFFFLLPIILSSILFASNNFVDNFMVTHINGGISALSYANAWMGIIFAFLIGINIVGNMLVGQYKGTDNIKNINSSNRLRYFVSVSFATIFFIGSQISPEWFISFFARTNQGIGYELGIRYIRIVSVTWITTAWIFVSSSICRELGSAKGILIVNIVSVSSNVLFNIIFLNILKMSVEGAAYATLISNFFFVLTTVIIFLTRQKKYFVLPFAFWAVYKEIWIHYFKRIPTMVISTVSFLFIAIRAVFWNQTFHEGSVGEEHWALGAAVVLGITNSINNILTSAFPSVSASVSNFVGKNLGAGNIEEAKKEAQKLRGFNFVFSIGLSVVFSLVFMIILNTNLFAGGVLDDVKTKMMQEGWTESAAINEANTAASFYLKQIQYTLIPIIIFNPFWLWIITTSRAIGSGGRTNLTAVFDFVFNFLHVVFLAMLVYLVVPAIKNSVSNEALLPIILFIFYAFEVVIKIPIYEYLFYHFKWAKKIYK; via the coding sequence ATGCTAAAAACTAAAAATACATCTAATAATTGATTTACACTAAATTTTAAATTAACTAGAAAGGAATGAAAAACTAACTTTTTCTTTTTACTACCAATAATTCTTTCATCCATCTTATTCGCATCTAACAACTTTGTGGATAATTTCATGGTTACACATATTAATGGCGGAATTTCTGCTTTGTCTTATGCCAATGCATGAATGGGAATTATTTTCGCTTTTTTAATTGGAATTAATATTGTTGGAAATATGCTTGTTGGACAATATAAAGGAACAGATAATATTAAAAATATTAATTCTTCAAATCGTTTAAGATATTTTGTTTCAGTATCTTTTGCAACTATTTTTTTTATTGGATCACAAATTTCACCAGAATGATTTATTTCATTTTTTGCTAGGACTAACCAAGGAATAGGTTATGAACTAGGTATAAGATACATTCGAATTGTGTCTGTAACTTGAATTACTACTGCTTGAATTTTTGTGAGTTCAAGTATTTGTCGTGAACTAGGTTCAGCTAAAGGAATTTTAATTGTTAACATAGTTTCAGTTTCATCAAACGTGCTTTTTAATATCATATTTTTAAATATTTTAAAAATGAGTGTTGAAGGAGCAGCTTATGCAACTTTAATTTCTAACTTTTTCTTTGTATTAACAACAGTTATTATTTTCTTAACAAGACAAAAAAAATATTTTGTTTTACCTTTTGCTTTTTGAGCGGTTTATAAAGAAATTTGAATTCACTATTTTAAAAGAATCCCAACAATGGTTATTTCTACAGTAAGTTTTCTTTTTATTGCTATTCGTGCTGTTTTTTGAAATCAAACTTTTCATGAAGGTTCTGTAGGTGAAGAACATTGAGCTTTAGGAGCTGCTGTTGTTTTGGGGATTACTAATTCCATTAATAATATTTTAACTTCAGCGTTTCCTTCGGTATCTGCTTCTGTTTCTAATTTTGTTGGTAAAAATTTAGGTGCTGGTAATATTGAAGAAGCTAAAAAAGAAGCACAAAAATTAAGAGGATTCAACTTTGTTTTCAGTATTGGTTTATCAGTTGTTTTTTCTCTTGTTTTTATGATTATTCTTAACACTAACCTTTTTGCTGGTGGAGTTTTAGACGATGTAAAAACCAAAATGATGCAAGAAGGTTGAACTGAAAGTGCAGCAATTAATGAAGCTAATACGGCAGCCAGTTTTTACTTAAAACAAATCCAGTACACCTTGATTCCTATTATTATTTTTAATCCATTTTGACTATGAATTATTACTACATCAAGGGCGATTGGTTCAGGTGGAAGAACTAATTTAACAGCTGTTTTTGACTTTGTATTTAACTTTTTACATGTTGTATTTTTAGCGATGTTAGTTTACTTAGTTGTACCAGCAATTAAAAACTCAGTTTCAAACGAAGCATTGTTACCAATTATTCTATTTATCTTTTATGCTTTTGAAGTTGTGATAAAAATTCCAATTTATGAGTATTTATTTTATCACTTTAAATGAGCTAAAAAAATTTATAAATAA
- a CDS encoding MAG0110 family membrane protein, producing the protein MLKNMFKKNNPFGTETNDFSEKARVKNLILGKTLALFGATLAFTFGFAFAILWIPAVQQGFTFILNRLVSSRAIGIGLLIVFIIVNIVGYWMVISRSLRIPMWVMIFFYGAIVFFDSISAALLILFVDADSGAKGLLIIIGVPFGVMGIMGFLAYKNIINFNKLTPLLIVLGISLIISSIIGFFLSNNNMLYTFVTALGTLFYTLYIGFILYQIKTEDDYLNRMPKVEWNEDQTSNYSETKIGKEMINRAVLAYSLLLFVAFIRLMYYVARIMGSFRK; encoded by the coding sequence ATGTTAAAAAATATGTTTAAAAAAAATAATCCTTTTGGGACTGAAACAAATGATTTTTCAGAAAAAGCAAGAGTTAAAAATTTAATTTTAGGAAAAACTTTAGCTCTTTTTGGAGCAACACTTGCTTTTACATTCGGATTTGCCTTTGCAATTTTATGAATTCCAGCAGTACAACAAGGATTTACTTTCATTTTAAATAGATTAGTTTCTTCAAGAGCAATTGGAATTGGTTTATTAATAGTCTTTATAATAGTAAATATAGTAGGATACTGAATGGTAATATCACGTAGTTTGAGAATTCCTATGTGAGTTATGATATTTTTTTATGGAGCGATTGTATTTTTTGATTCAATAAGTGCAGCACTACTTATTTTATTTGTAGATGCAGATTCAGGAGCTAAAGGATTGCTTATTATTATTGGAGTACCTTTTGGTGTAATGGGAATAATGGGATTTTTAGCTTACAAAAATATTATCAACTTCAATAAACTTACACCTTTATTAATCGTATTAGGTATTAGCTTAATAATTTCTTCTATTATTGGTTTTTTCCTTTCAAATAACAATATGCTTTACACATTTGTTACAGCGTTAGGAACATTATTTTACACATTATATATTGGTTTTATTTTGTACCAGATTAAAACAGAAGATGATTATTTAAATCGTATGCCAAAAGTAGAATGAAACGAAGATCAAACAAGTAATTACTCAGAAACTAAAATTGGAAAAGAAATGATTAATCGAGCAGTTTTAGCTTACAGTTTATTATTATTTGTTGCCTTCATCAGATTAATGTATTATGTTGCAAGAATTATGGGATCATTTAGAAAATAG
- a CDS encoding zinc-binding dehydrogenase, with protein sequence MKSLENLPKTMKALIFLEKNKLAITEKPIPQVGANDLLIKVTTTTICGTDIHIKKAEYPVKPGLTLGHESVGIVAAFGKNVKGFKIGERVLAGAITPSGHSAASQYGQSSQDGAEEKFGYKAIGGWKFGNTIDGAQAEYLLVHDAMRNVAKIPENLSDEEVLMCPDILSTGIKGSENADIKLGDTVVVIAQGPIGLSATIGAKLLGAGQIITADTDDARLDISKKLGATHTVNVKNENLLEAVKRITEGRMADASVECLGTNQTFQDALKVLRPGGTLSSVGVYSEDLIIPLEFFHAGLGDNTIKTSLCPGGSERMRRLIKLVEEKRIDTSLLVSHRYKFDDILEAYELFETRREPVLKIAIKVA encoded by the coding sequence ATGAAATCTCTTGAAAATTTACCTAAAACAATGAAAGCATTAATTTTTTTAGAAAAAAATAAACTTGCAATAACCGAAAAACCAATACCTCAAGTAGGGGCAAATGATTTATTAATTAAAGTAACTACTACAACTATTTGTGGAACAGATATTCATATTAAAAAAGCTGAATATCCTGTAAAACCAGGATTAACGTTAGGACATGAATCAGTTGGAATTGTTGCTGCTTTTGGTAAAAATGTTAAAGGATTTAAGATTGGTGAAAGAGTTTTAGCAGGCGCCATTACTCCTTCAGGACATTCGGCAGCTAGCCAGTATGGACAAAGTTCACAAGATGGAGCTGAAGAAAAGTTTGGTTACAAAGCAATTGGCGGTTGAAAATTTGGTAATACTATCGATGGTGCACAAGCTGAGTATTTATTAGTACATGATGCAATGAGAAATGTAGCTAAAATTCCAGAAAATTTAAGTGATGAAGAAGTATTAATGTGTCCTGATATTCTTTCTACAGGAATTAAAGGTTCAGAAAATGCTGATATTAAGTTAGGAGATACCGTAGTTGTTATTGCTCAAGGTCCGATTGGTTTGAGTGCAACAATTGGTGCAAAATTGTTAGGAGCAGGACAAATTATTACAGCTGATACTGATGATGCTCGTTTAGATATTTCTAAAAAATTAGGAGCAACTCATACAGTTAATGTTAAAAATGAAAACTTATTAGAAGCAGTAAAAAGAATTACAGAAGGACGTATGGCTGATGCATCTGTTGAATGTTTAGGAACTAATCAAACATTTCAAGATGCTTTAAAAGTTTTAAGACCTGGTGGGACACTTTCATCTGTAGGAGTTTATTCAGAAGATTTAATAATTCCCCTAGAATTTTTTCATGCTGGTTTAGGAGATAATACAATTAAAACATCTTTATGTCCAGGTGGAAGTGAAAGAATGAGACGCTTGATTAAATTAGTAGAAGAAAAAAGAATTGATACTAGTTTATTAGTTTCACATAGATATAAATTTGACGATATTTTAGAAGCTTATGAATTATTTGAAACACGCCGTGAGCCAGTTTTAAAAATAGCAATTAAAGTAGCTTAA
- a CDS encoding MIP family Ig-specific serine endopeptidase gives MFNKMKYKKLFKLGLSSLSVISIPAIIIACQSASNTEKSTPVADNPNTDNNSSSNNSNPNSLPGDTVDNSNIDGNIDLKDDDLANDLLSGSTGKTKPKYRPPEVPENKNAAAGYKILTPAYETFIDDNKEPSGLNPNNDPRPFQYGKAPNEQYEYINDHTVKLAIYMGKRYKREVFTGRMMTEEPMVDYNLHGTGWFMDYLVPDNPNEYPTTWFIATNLHNIPHWRFEENGGYTDVVLPLDKNYKKPAEYKFEIGYSDFKENGKPELEWKGYTEIEPKLVFSAVNFLGDSIDMSNSVPSYNSEEYKKFGDYFKDFAVLEVKFKDQEEARKITRNIAQKYKDNWLSFRKESLMSENGNWLYTYNQFYVLGYGLENNLTLTIPVFNKYGGIEGESFNRGDFDYSVGSKMSARTKWQLKNKYNQYIPGITDAFKVPDPRGELLVKFNDYDFNSKDTSHVKYLRRFGVVYSLDNDDLAIGASGSMGLEGKTKDQFKVFGIQFGKETTTKTGFLDPLIFEGFSLDGKIIYPKYDLIYGVEGQKYSYAQSMKKNLSGKTSKLLGKL, from the coding sequence ATGTTTAATAAAATGAAATATAAAAAATTGTTTAAATTAGGTTTATCAAGTTTATCTGTAATCTCTATTCCAGCAATTATTATTGCTTGTCAGAGTGCTTCTAACACAGAAAAATCAACCCCAGTAGCTGATAATCCTAATACAGATAATAATTCTAGTAGTAATAATTCAAACCCTAACTCGCTTCCAGGCGATACAGTTGATAATTCTAATATTGATGGTAATATTGACTTAAAAGATGATGATTTAGCTAATGATCTATTAAGTGGTTCAACAGGAAAAACCAAACCTAAGTACAGACCTCCAGAAGTTCCAGAAAACAAAAATGCTGCTGCTGGATACAAAATTTTAACTCCTGCTTATGAAACTTTTATTGATGATAATAAAGAACCGAGTGGACTAAACCCAAATAATGATCCTAGACCTTTCCAATATGGTAAAGCTCCAAATGAACAGTATGAATATATTAACGATCACACTGTAAAATTAGCTATTTATATGGGTAAAAGATATAAAAGGGAAGTTTTTACAGGAAGAATGATGACTGAAGAACCTATGGTAGACTACAATCTACACGGCACAGGTTGATTTATGGATTATTTAGTGCCTGATAACCCAAATGAGTATCCTACAACATGATTTATTGCAACTAACTTGCATAATATTCCACATTGAAGATTTGAAGAAAATGGTGGATATACAGATGTTGTACTACCTCTAGATAAAAATTATAAAAAACCAGCTGAATATAAATTTGAAATAGGATATTCAGACTTTAAAGAAAATGGTAAACCAGAATTAGAGTGAAAAGGATATACAGAAATTGAACCTAAATTAGTTTTTTCTGCTGTAAATTTTTTAGGTGATTCTATTGATATGTCTAATTCAGTGCCATCATATAACAGTGAAGAATATAAAAAATTTGGGGATTACTTTAAAGATTTTGCTGTTCTAGAAGTTAAATTCAAAGATCAAGAAGAAGCAAGAAAAATAACAAGAAATATTGCTCAAAAATATAAAGATAATTGATTAAGTTTTAGAAAAGAATCACTAATGAGTGAAAACGGAAATTGATTATATACATATAATCAATTTTATGTTTTAGGATATGGTTTAGAAAATAATTTAACCCTTACTATTCCTGTATTTAATAAATATGGTGGAATAGAAGGAGAAAGTTTTAACCGTGGTGATTTTGATTATTCTGTAGGAAGTAAAATGTCTGCAAGAACAAAATGACAATTAAAAAACAAATATAATCAATATATTCCTGGTATCACTGATGCATTTAAAGTTCCTGATCCACGTGGTGAATTACTTGTTAAATTTAATGATTATGATTTCAATTCAAAAGATACAAGTCATGTAAAATACCTGCGTCGTTTTGGAGTTGTTTATTCACTAGACAATGATGATTTAGCAATTGGAGCTTCAGGTTCTATGGGACTTGAAGGAAAAACTAAAGATCAATTTAAAGTATTTGGAATTCAATTTGGAAAAGAAACAACAACAAAAACAGGATTTTTAGATCCACTTATTTTTGAAGGTTTTTCTTTAGATGGAAAAATCATTTATCCTAAATATGATTTAATTTATGGTGTTGAAGGGCAAAAATATTCATATGCTCAAAGTATGAAAAAAAATCTTTCAGGAAAAACATCAAAACTTTTAGGTAAGTTATAA